Within Pseudomonas sp. LBUM920, the genomic segment ATGCCGTTGCGCATTTCCCGCGCGCGGGTGGCGCCGATAAACAGACCGTCGAGCAAGTAGCTCCACACCGCAATCAACGGCAGCACGGCCAGATACGGCAGGTAAATGTCGGCGGTTTCGCGCACGTCGGGGATGTCGGTTTGCATGGCGATAAACAAATGGCCGGCAAAGGTGAACAGCAGCGCGAACCCCACACTGGCGATCAGTGACCAGCCGCAGGCAACCACCAGCGAACGGCGCAGCGCCTGCCGATCATGGGCGCCGATGGCATGCCCGCACAGGGCTTCGACGGCATGGGCCAGGCCGTCCAGGGCATGGGCGGTCAGCAGCAGGCCATTGAGCAGCAGCGCGTTGGCTGCCACGGTGGCGTCGCCCAGGCGCGCGCCTTGCACCGTGATCATGAAAAACACCGATTGCAGGGCGAGGCTGCGGATGAAAATGTCGCGATTCACCGCCAGCAACGGGCGCCAGCTTTGCCAAACTTTGAGCGCGGCCCAGGCGATATGCCCAGGGTAGACGCGCAGGGCGTTTTGCGTCAGGGCCAGGCCGAGCAGGGCGCCGGTCCATTCGGCAATGACTGACGCACGTGCGGAGCCGACCACGCCCCACTCCAGGCCGAGAACGAACCACAGGTTCAAAGCGATGTTGACCAGGTTGGTGGTCAACAGAATCGCCAGCGGCGCGCGGGCGTTTTGCGTCCCCAGGAACCAGCCCACCAACGCGTAGCTGGCCAGGGCGGCGGGCAGGCCGAACAGGCGCGTGTGGAAAAACTCGCGGGTCAGCTGATTGAGTTCGGGAGAGGGTTGCATCCACTCCAACGCCAGGTGGCTCAGCGGAATGCCGACGGTGCCCAGCAACATCGCCAACCCCAGTGCCAGCAGCAGGCCTTGCAGCAGGATTTGCCGCAGCGCCGCGCCGTCATTGCGCCCGGCGGCCTGGGCAGCGAACCCGGTGGAGCCCATGCGCAGAAAGCCCATGGCCCAGGCGAGGAAGGTGTACAGGCTGGCACCGACGGCCACGGCGCCCAACTGGTGGGCGTGGGGCAGGTGGCCGATGACCATGCTGTCGACCAGGGCCACCAGCGGCACCGAAATATTTGACAGGATCATCGGCGCGGCCAGCGCCCAGACGCGACGGTGGGTGGGGCGGTGGCGCCAGTCGGTGAGCAGGGTAGTCATGGAGGCTCCTTTGGGGGAGCGGTATTGTAACTGGCCCCCCGCTGCACCGCAGAACCAATGTGGGAGCGGGCTTGCCTGCGATGGCGGACTGTCAGTCAAAATAGTGATAGCAGACACACCGCTATCGCAGGCAAGCCAGCTCCCACATTTTGATCTCCAGCAGCTGTGGGATTTGGCTGGGATAAGCGAGGATCAAGAACCAAAGCACCCTCCGTCGGTCAATGTGACCAGCACCTCATCGGCCCCTCGCAGGCTGATATATAGTTCACCCCTCGGACCCCTCTCACTACGAGTGCCCCATGCTTAACAAAGGACTGTTCCTGGCCTGCGCGCTGGCCCTGCTGAGCGCCTGCGATTCCTCCGATAAACCGGCTGCCCCGACCGCTCCTGCGGCGGCGACGGTTGCACCCAAGCCGGCGAAAGCGGCGGTGGATGTGGCAGCGCTGAAACAGCGCTATGCCGGCCGTGAGTTGAGCGTGGTGGACGTGTCCGAAGTCCAGTTGGACGGGGCAAGCACGCTGTCGGTGAGCTTTTCCATCCCGTTGGACCCCGAGCAGAAATTCGCCGACAAAGTCCACCTGGTGGACAGCAAGTCCGGCAAGGTCGATGGCGCCTGGGAGCTGTCCGATAACCTGATGGAGCTGCGCCTGCGCCACCTCGA encodes:
- a CDS encoding MATE family efflux transporter, producing the protein MTTLLTDWRHRPTHRRVWALAAPMILSNISVPLVALVDSMVIGHLPHAHQLGAVAVGASLYTFLAWAMGFLRMGSTGFAAQAAGRNDGAALRQILLQGLLLALGLAMLLGTVGIPLSHLALEWMQPSPELNQLTREFFHTRLFGLPAALASYALVGWFLGTQNARAPLAILLTTNLVNIALNLWFVLGLEWGVVGSARASVIAEWTGALLGLALTQNALRVYPGHIAWAALKVWQSWRPLLAVNRDIFIRSLALQSVFFMITVQGARLGDATVAANALLLNGLLLTAHALDGLAHAVEALCGHAIGAHDRQALRRSLVVACGWSLIASVGFALLFTFAGHLFIAMQTDIPDVRETADIYLPYLAVLPLIAVWSYLLDGLFIGATRAREMRNGMLLTVAMLLPFAWALQPYGNHGLWITFLLFMALRSLTLWAIAWRLNRQNQWLG